One Prosthecobacter debontii DNA window includes the following coding sequences:
- a CDS encoding glycoside hydrolase family 75 protein, translated as MNRPPDPSLTPMDQRGPSPWPSPPKRGFFGNLIRFILLIIIGTLLVLPFTPFASKIKKGLKELIAAAQQERTRVVTKEVEKVVEVPTQIIKEVVKEVVKEVPAPPPPLPENYIPRKDVDVSTFYNGITIKTQLLTEQGTYASLERLNPEAYKAEFQLSVKVPKANQSVQELSRINPQLPTLLPDLDAMLPTSKVSGFYHKLYENKTNGIQRDITRLNRILDRHNFFDCETILELTHPVSQRKALLIQSEMDVVADGSDGDRMATLDEYIYMSDYYQPFTSYAWGKKTSTPNPLLSRWEERLKKAEAEYAIKGLSADRNRELKAAIGQLKLEIAEMKSRSSLIAEKDPFIVISLLFRPYAATNKHTPSIGDYAVVIHEGKMYPAICGDYGPSQKMGEASLFIAKAVNPKASPYRRPESDLKVTYLIFPGTAEKPNSPPNLERWHSQCATYLKEIGSSNAEQSLHRWEDPFKKPEPPATPNPLGGTTTTPVATGAVPTGTTAPAGGGAVATPALSPTGTPTPSNTPDNGGTGPGPATPAPTPTDISAPTGPAAQSPTPATPTPPATSVNSSEASKP; from the coding sequence CCAGCCCCTGGCCTAGTCCGCCCAAGCGCGGTTTTTTCGGCAATCTGATCCGCTTCATCCTGCTGATCATCATTGGCACCCTCCTCGTGCTGCCGTTCACGCCGTTTGCGAGCAAGATCAAAAAGGGGTTGAAGGAGCTGATTGCCGCCGCTCAGCAAGAGCGCACGCGGGTGGTGACCAAAGAAGTGGAAAAGGTCGTCGAAGTCCCCACACAGATCATTAAAGAGGTCGTGAAAGAGGTGGTCAAGGAAGTGCCTGCGCCCCCACCACCGCTGCCGGAAAACTACATTCCGCGCAAAGATGTGGATGTCTCCACCTTCTACAATGGCATCACCATCAAGACCCAATTGCTGACGGAGCAGGGGACCTATGCCAGCCTGGAGCGCCTGAATCCAGAAGCCTACAAGGCCGAGTTCCAACTCTCGGTCAAGGTGCCCAAGGCCAACCAAAGCGTTCAAGAATTGTCCCGCATCAATCCTCAACTGCCCACCTTGCTGCCAGATTTGGATGCCATGCTACCCACTTCGAAGGTGTCCGGTTTCTACCACAAGCTTTACGAGAATAAAACCAACGGCATCCAGCGTGACATCACTCGCCTGAACCGCATTCTGGACCGGCATAATTTCTTCGACTGCGAAACCATCCTGGAACTCACCCATCCCGTCAGCCAACGCAAAGCGTTGCTAATCCAGTCCGAGATGGACGTCGTGGCTGATGGCTCTGATGGCGATCGCATGGCCACGCTGGATGAGTACATCTACATGTCGGATTATTATCAGCCCTTCACGAGCTACGCTTGGGGCAAGAAGACATCGACGCCCAATCCGCTGCTGTCCCGCTGGGAAGAGCGTCTGAAAAAGGCGGAGGCTGAGTATGCCATCAAGGGCCTGAGTGCAGACCGAAATCGGGAACTCAAGGCCGCTATTGGACAACTCAAGCTTGAGATCGCCGAGATGAAGTCTCGCAGCAGCCTCATCGCCGAAAAAGATCCGTTCATCGTCATTTCACTGTTGTTCCGCCCCTACGCCGCCACCAACAAGCACACCCCGAGCATTGGCGACTATGCGGTGGTGATCCATGAGGGGAAAATGTATCCGGCCATTTGCGGTGACTACGGCCCGAGTCAAAAAATGGGCGAGGCCTCGCTCTTCATCGCCAAAGCGGTCAATCCCAAAGCCTCACCGTATCGCCGCCCCGAAAGTGACCTCAAAGTGACTTACCTGATTTTCCCAGGCACTGCAGAGAAACCCAACAGCCCACCGAATCTGGAACGTTGGCACAGTCAGTGTGCGACCTACTTGAAAGAAATCGGCAGCAGCAATGCCGAGCAGTCGCTGCATCGCTGGGAAGATCCCTTCAAGAAACCCGAGCCTCCGGCGACACCGAATCCACTGGGGGGCACCACAACCACTCCGGTTGCTACCGGGGCAGTACCAACCGGGACGACTGCGCCAGCAGGAGGCGGTGCTGTGGCAACACCTGCATTGAGTCCGACAGGAACACCCACACCGTCCAACACGCCTGACAATGGCGGAACAGGTCCTGGGCCAGCCACCCCAGCACCCACACCGACCGACATTTCTGCGCCAACGGGTCCGGCCGCGCAATCGCCAACGCCAGCGACGCCAACCCCGCCGGCGACAAGCGTCAATTCCTCAGAAGCCAGCAAGCCGTAA